A window from Sulfurimonas sp. encodes these proteins:
- a CDS encoding phage minor head protein, producing MASFDVKTIETKKKSAKVKPLRTPLTLEKELDNFMKFMVKSMSKRFETKVLAAMNKSTVDKFQDAQTGNYANIFNKLVREFEKSINEQFSQKRINNYIKKLYKKTNKLNDKAFYHSVNSKVGVDVKSIIGTDGLNSFVNAKSLETIGQVVKVKKEMMENLSQNTLRLMSAGKNLDTLYEEVTNTKQKNLNKSELVSRNELKTFNSQLSDKRATNLGIQKAVWNTVGDERTRPCHRKRDGEEFDIEKGLYSSCDQKWLKPGEEINCRCFATYVVEFD from the coding sequence ATGGCAAGCTTCGACGTAAAAACAATTGAGACTAAAAAGAAATCTGCAAAAGTAAAACCTTTAAGAACTCCTTTGACTTTAGAAAAGGAACTTGATAACTTTATGAAATTCATGGTTAAGTCTATGAGTAAAAGGTTTGAGACAAAAGTTTTAGCTGCTATGAACAAATCTACTGTTGATAAGTTTCAAGATGCTCAAACAGGTAACTATGCTAATATCTTTAATAAGTTAGTTCGTGAGTTTGAAAAGTCGATCAATGAACAATTCAGTCAAAAGAGAATTAACAATTATATTAAAAAGCTTTATAAGAAGACAAATAAGCTGAATGACAAAGCTTTTTATCATTCGGTTAATAGTAAGGTTGGGGTTGATGTAAAATCAATTATAGGTACTGATGGATTAAACTCTTTTGTTAATGCTAAAAGTCTTGAAACAATTGGTCAAGTGGTTAAAGTTAAAAAAGAGATGATGGAAAATCTAAGTCAGAATACACTTAGATTAATGTCAGCAGGTAAAAATTTAGATACACTATATGAAGAAGTTACCAACACAAAACAAAAGAATTTAAACAAATCTGAATTGGTATCTCGAAATGAACTTAAGACTTTTAACAGTCAATTAAGTGATAAGAGAGCTACAAATCTAGGTATACAAAAAGCTGTTTGGAATACAGTTGGTGACGAGAGAACAAGACCTTGTCATAGAAAACGTGATGGTGAAGAGTTTGATATAGAAAAAGGTCTTTATAGCTCGTGTGATCAAAAATGGTTAAAACCAGGCGAAGAGATCAACTGTAGATGTTTTGCAACTTATGTTGTAGAATTTGATTAG
- a CDS encoding anti-CBASS protein Acb1 family protein, translated as MNVQQFKDGITSLFNSLANKRSATGSNTITSVRVPFNELNEIYKTGIGNKIVRIKAGYALKSNAITFTSDEDKTFYLAKLEADMKEAFTWCLTFGRGIVVINDGTDLSQPLEEVDKQNVKFDVFSGDMVSVTQYEMDLLSKRYLQPTYYNVRGYNFHYSRVVDLTYVRTTQDDAPSYNYAGISEYELIYNQLINDGVVERASASILEKNSSLFYKIKGFKNLLERKQEDSIVKYFGMVEDRRSIYGAGLIDAEDEVMNVTQSLTNLKDADDISLRRVAMVSGIPLPMLIGENVKGLNSAGTQEKTSFNEMIELLQQDYLVSKMNQLFGKLGMSPIKFKDNQNVTPLEKVDYETKAIDNAVKLSDMGYDAESYLKERGVEVKSKDEFESEFPPFDDVKDF; from the coding sequence ATGAACGTACAACAATTCAAAGACGGTATAACTTCTCTATTCAATAGTTTAGCTAACAAGAGAAGTGCAACAGGATCTAATACTATTACAAGTGTTAGAGTTCCTTTTAATGAATTGAATGAAATCTATAAAACTGGTATAGGTAATAAGATTGTTAGGATTAAAGCTGGTTATGCTTTAAAATCTAACGCTATAACTTTTACAAGTGATGAAGATAAAACATTCTACTTAGCTAAACTTGAAGCAGATATGAAAGAAGCATTCACATGGTGTTTAACTTTTGGTCGTGGTATAGTTGTTATTAATGACGGTACAGATTTATCTCAACCCCTTGAGGAAGTAGATAAACAAAATGTTAAGTTCGATGTGTTCTCAGGTGATATGGTTTCAGTTACTCAATATGAAATGGATCTTCTAAGTAAAAGATATTTACAACCAACATATTATAATGTTAGAGGTTACAATTTTCATTATTCAAGAGTTGTAGATCTTACTTATGTTAGAACAACTCAAGATGATGCACCAAGTTATAATTATGCAGGTATAAGTGAGTATGAGCTTATCTATAATCAACTTATCAATGATGGTGTAGTTGAAAGAGCCTCAGCTTCAATACTTGAAAAGAATTCATCACTATTCTATAAGATCAAAGGTTTCAAAAACTTACTGGAAAGAAAACAAGAAGATTCAATTGTTAAATATTTTGGTATGGTTGAAGATCGTCGATCGATATATGGTGCAGGTCTTATTGATGCTGAAGATGAAGTTATGAATGTAACTCAATCACTTACTAACCTTAAAGATGCTGATGATATATCACTTAGAAGAGTTGCAATGGTATCAGGTATTCCTTTACCTATGTTAATTGGTGAGAATGTTAAAGGTCTTAATTCAGCAGGTACTCAAGAGAAAACTTCATTCAATGAAATGATTGAGCTATTACAACAAGATTATCTAGTATCTAAAATGAATCAACTATTTGGTAAGTTAGGTATGAGTCCTATTAAGTTTAAGGATAATCAAAATGTAACACCATTAGAAAAAGTTGATTATGAGACTAAAGCGATCGACAATGCTGTTAAGTTATCTGATATGGGTTATGATGCTGAAAGCTATCTAAAAGAAAGAGGTGTTGAGGTAAAATCTAAAGATGAGTTTGAGTCTGAATTTCCACCATTTGATGATGTTAAGGATTTTTAG